Below is a genomic region from Candidatus Delongbacteria bacterium.
ATATCGCTTTCGATGAAGATAAAAACATTTTAATTTGTGAAAGCTGTAAAAAATATTACGAAATAATTGATGATATTCCGGTTATGTTACCAGATAGTGGCAAGGATTTGGATTTTTTTAGATGAGATTTGTTCTTTTGATATGATGATTGTTTTTTATCACCGAATATTGTGCAATAAAAGGAATATTTTATTTTTATGGATTTCCCCCTTGTTTGAAATGCACAAATTGTCATGTAGATTGGTTTTTTCTGAATCATAAAATTATAAACTCATGAATTCTGTCATTTAAAACGATTTCAAATCACATCATTTTATAATAAAAAAGTGGGTATTTATGAAAATTGCTATTTCAGGATCCTCTGGCTTCATTGGAAGAAAATTATTTGACTTCCTTTCAATAGATAATGAAGTTATTAAAATAAACAGATCTGATTTTAAAAAAAATGATGATTCATTTTCAAAATTGATTGAAAATTGCAATGTGATAATAAATTTAGTGGGAGCTCCGATAATCAAAAGATGGACGAAAAGCTATATAAGAGAACTCTATACTAGCAGATTAGATAGCGTGGACAAATTTACGAGATCAATAAAACTGCTTAACAAAAAACCTTCACATTTCCTAAATGCCTCTGCTGTCGGAATTTACACTTCTAATGATAAAGTTCACACTGAAATAGATTATACTCAATCCAATAATTTGCTTGGAGATCTGGTATCAAAATGGGAAGAGTCTGTAAAAATTCTGGAAAATGAAGCAAAAGTTAAAACTACAATAATGAGATTTGGAGTTGTATTATCCAAAACTGGTGGAGCTTTGGAGAAAATGATTTTTCCGTTTAAATTAGGTTTAGGTTCTATCGTGGGAAACGGAAAACAACCTATGCCATGGATTTCGATTAATGATTTAAAACATGCTGTAAAGTATGTGATAGATAGAGAGATTTATGGTGTCATTAATTTTGTGAATCCAAGCATGATAAATAATAGAGAATTTTCAAAGGCTTTGGCAAGAGCAGTAAATAGTTTTTTATTTTTAAAAACGCCTGAATTTGTATTTAAATTACTATTCGGTTCGGGTTCTATAGTTCTTACTGAAGGACAAAAAGTAAAACCATATATCTTGTTAAAGGAAGGATTTATTTTTCAAGATCAGAGTTTTGCAGATTTTCTTGAAAAGGAAATGGGGTTAAAATAACCCCATTGATTTTCGAGATATTGCTGAAAACACTTTCTAGTGATATATGTAGACATATATTATCGGTATAATTATTCCGACCAGTAAATATGCTCCACCACGACCCACTAATCCTTTTTTACCTCTAGTAATAATGATCCCTGATATTGCAAGCAATATCAAACTTACAGCATAAATATCAGAAAACCATGTCCAGCTTCGTACAGGGTTATAATGCAGGTAATTCATCTGCTTAAGCAATGGTCTAACTACTGTTTTTGTTAGTACTCCATCGCCAGATTCAATATTTATACTTAAATTTCCACCATTAAAAATAATTCTTAAAATTGAGTCATTAGGAAAATAGAAACGTTTATATTGAAGTTCGGAGTCTATATTTACTAGCAGATCATTGCAATAAGCATCACTAATCTCACCTTTATGAAGAGTGATATCCATAACTTCAGAATCAACTTTATAATTTGGATTCCAATCCTTGTTGTGATTTATTGCTATACCTGAAATAGCATAAATCAGAGTCATTCCAAAAAAAAGGAATCCTAGATCCCTATGGATTATAAGATTCCATTTCCGCCAATTAAATTTCATTCTATTCCTTTGTAAATGAAGTGCACTCTACTGAAAAATAAGATAGATAACCCTTTTCAGTATTCTTTATTTGTTCTCTTAAATCAGCGATCTGTTTATAAACGCTATTATCAGCGTGTTTTTCATCTTTAGATGTGCTGTTTTTGTCGTACTCACAATTTTTTGGAGTATCTTCTTCGGCTTTTTTAGCTCCTGCGGCATCCAATTCAGCTTCCCACTTGTCCAAGTAATCATTATCCAATTTAAACTCTCTAACAAAACCAACGAAAGTAAATTTTTCTCCACTCATATTAGAATTGAAAGCTCCAATCTCTTTTGATGGTGTAATTTTAAACTTGTTTGTTCCGTCGGTAGCGTATAGCTTTTGACCACCATGAGCACAAACATGTTCTGCAACGCCGATGAATGTAATTTCCTGGTCAACAATTGTTTCAGCCTTCGTGTTCAATTCAGCTATAGTTATTTTAGCTGGATCGGCGATAAGAGCCATTGCAAACAAAATAATGGCTACGATAATGTTTTTCATTTAATTTCCTTCCATTTTATTATACAAATTTTGTCAAATTATAATAGTCAAATTTTGAAAAATCAATAAAATAAATTTGAAAACCATTCGTTAAATAATATCTAATATGGTTAACATCTCTTTTTTGAACTTTTTAACATTATTACATTTGATTTAATTGTTTAAGTTCCTTAATTTGAAAATAGAATTAGATGAAAATACAAATAGGAGGGGAAATGAGAGTTTTTTTGGTTTTTATTACGTTCTTTACTTTAACGCAAATATTGTTTGGCGAAAAAGTAAAAATTGCTGTTGGCTTAGCTCTGCCACCTTATGTCCTATCCGACACAAATGAAGGTATTGAACTTGAAATTGTAAAAGAAGCTCTGTTAAGAAAAGGTCATGATATAGAGCTAAAATATTTACCGTTTGCTCGTGTTGTTGAAGCAATGAAGCAAAAGGAAGTTGATGCGGCGATGACAATCCAAGAAAGTTCTGGAATTACCGATGTTTATTATTCAAATTCGCACATAGAATATCAAAATGTAGTTGTTTCTTTAGCGGAGAAGAATTACAAGATTGAGAAGATAAGTGATTTGAGCAATAAATCTGTGCTAGCTTTTCAGAATGCGAAGCTGTATTTGGGTGAAGAATTTAAGAATGAGATGGGAAAGAATCCAAATTATAGGGAAATTGCCCAACAAGAAAACCAGGTAGCAATGCTCTTTATGGACAGGGCAGATGTTGATGTTGTAGACATTAATATTTTCAAATACTATAAAGATAAAACAACCAAAACGGATACATCTCTGCCTATAGTTTTTCATGAAATCTTTCCAAAAACTAATTATAAAGTAGCCTTTAAAGATCAGAAAATTAGGGATGATTTCAATAGCGGTCTAAAAGAGATTAAGGCTGATGGCACCTATGATAAGATATTTAAAAAGTATATAAAGTAATACGATAAACCCTGTATAGAATTCTTCTAACAGGGTTTATTTTAAGAGTTAGTTTCGTTATCCTACACAAGATTTTGGATGGAGTCTTTTACATTCTTCACAGCGTAAGTTGCTTAAACTGTGTGATTTGTTACGTTAAACTTTTCTTCCAATTTCAATTACGCCAGCACACTTTGATATTTGATTATATCTTGCATAAAATCCCGATTGTTCAAAGTTTTTTAATAAATTATCTGCAACAATATAATACTCATCATCATCCCATGCACTAGTTTCAGACTTAATTAAATCTAGATGTTTCTGATTTTCAAAAGCTATATCTGCAATTATTATTTTTCCATTATTACTCAAAATATTACTTAGTTGTTTTATTAATTCTAGTTTTCTTTCATCATTAACATGATGGATAGCGTAAGAGGATACAATATAATCGAATTTCTTTTTAGTTATTTCGGTAGGCAAATTTTCGTTAAAGTCATAACAAACGAATATACCTTTTGGCATTTTTTTAATTGCTTCTTCTATCATTTTTTTAGAAAAATCAACACCTACTATATTTACTCCCTTCCGATAAAGTTCATTTGTTAACAAACCCGTGCCAATTCCCAGATCTAAAATCCATAAATTAACATTTACCTCAATTGAATTTTGAACGTATCCAAGTACTTCATAATATCCTTCAAACGGATAACCTTTACTTGATTTACTTATTGTTTCATCATAACTTCCTGCCCATTGATCAAATTCATTTCTATCTAACATTTCATTTGCTCCTTTTCCTAATATTACTAGATAAAGCGAAAATTCAATATCTAACACACGTTAATATAATCTTTTAAAAGTACTCGCTCCTAATGAAGTTTGTCAAGAGTTACTGAGGGAATTAGATGCTGTTTTACCAAAAGTTTTACCTTCTTATGACTGGTGTAGTAACAACTAAAAAGAAATTAGGCTCATGATATTGTGTAATATATATGATTATATAAATGCAATAATCATACCATTTAAAAAGTAAAGATTCGTTAGATCTATAATCCTTATTTTATCGTTAAAGGATCTTTCGAATATTTAAAATTAATACTTATTCCTTATTCCATGTACCATGCAGATTTTTAAATGTCATAAAATTATTTATAAACTCTCCATCGCTTAAATCTGCTAAATCAATTTCAGCTTTTGTTGGGCTAATCATTCTATAACTCCCGCTTACTGATCCAGATGGTCCTGAAAGTAATAATACATTATCAGCAAGAAATGAAAGACTACCTCCATAACCATTTTCATGGTAATATTTACCATAATGAGGATTACTTTCAGCAATTGAAATACTTCTCGTAGTAGTATCGGCACTTGTTGAACTTTTTGCAATTAGTTGAACTTCGATGATTCCACTAATTTCATAAATATGACCTGGACTATCAATAGTCGAACTTGTTCCATCTCCAAAATTCCATTCTAACAAATCCGCATTTTTAGAGGTGTTTGTAAATTTTACTATATCTCCAGTTTTAATATTTGTAGTTGGACTGTAGGTAAATGACGCTTCTACATTTAAAATTTTATCATTACCTGTTACGTTATCAGAACAAGATATTAGTATCAATATTATAATGAATAACAGCATTTTAATCATTTTCATTCCCATTTTGAATCCCAATTTATTATTAATATCTATCCATCTTCCAAAGTGGAAGATACGTGAATTCCTTATTTATCACACATATTGAAAAATTTCTTAATCATAATTCCTAAATTCTCTATTCTCTAACTTAAAACGATTCTTCTTTATCAACTACAACTAGTTTCCTTAATTACAATCCTTCTCAAACGTTCATAAATAAAACAGGGAGATGTTTCTCCCTGTTTTATCGTCAATATCATGATTGTGATTTTATTTAATCAATACCATTTTTCTAGTGATTAACTCATTTCCAACAAGAAGTTTCGCATAATAAATACCACTTGCAAGTTGAGAAGCATCAAAATCAAATGTATGAGCTCCAGCATTCATGAATCCTTTAGTAATATTAGCTACAATCTCTCCATTTGAGTTGTAAACAGATAATTTTACATTTTGAGCATTGTTAAGAACAAAGTTCAAAGTTGTTGTAGGGTTGAAAGGATTTGGATAGTTGTTAAAAATTGTAGCAGTAGTAGCAACAGTTTCTTCAATGTCTGTTGAAGAACTTACAATAGCTCTAAAATGGAAATCCGCTTCACCACTTGTTGATTCAAAAATACTCCATCCTGAAGCACCATTCACAAATGATGAACCAGGGAAGTTACCAGGGTTAGTCATTGTGAAGTAAACAGGACCGTCAATGACTTCGATACCAATGTAGAATGAATCAAGATTTTTAAGCTGGCTAGCATATGGTCTTAAGTCAACTCTAGTCATTGCACTTGTATTTTGTGGAGTTGCTTCAGCTGTTATTTGGAAAGGAGTGATTAAGCTTGATCCAGGGAATCCAAAATCATCTTCCCAAACGTAGAACATCATTGGGCTATTAACATTGTTGTTGTCAGTATAATTTCTGATAAGAGCAAAATCTAGTCTATCATATCCAGCTGGCATTTGGCAGAATACAGCAGCTGCAGTTTCTGCACCTGGTTCAATTGTTGAATAGAAATCAACAATACCGTTATCTTGAATAATATGATTACCTTCGATGTAGGAGTATGTTGTACTCATACCAGTATTACTCATAGCATCGGTTGCAACAATTTTATAATCAATTTGAACTCCTGAAGAATGATGAGGAATATTAGCTGTCCAAATATCACCAGAGCTGTTTGTCATTGTTATGTTCTGAGTAGCTCCATTGTCTGCAGTATACTCAACTTTAACATTAGAAAGATTAGAATAATCAAGAATAGTTGCTGAAACTGTTTGACTATTCATAGAACCTTCATAGAAAGCAGGTCCTTGGTGAGATATAAATGGAGGGAAAGTATCTTGATCTGTTGTAGTAATCACGACATCATCAATGAAATATCCAACAGTTACATATCCACCATCAGAAACAAATCTAAATCTGATTTTAACATCAGAGTTTCCAACGAAACCAGCAAGTGAGATAGTTTCTTCTGTCCAGTCACCATCTTCTTCATCATAAGTTTTTAAATTTTGCCAGTTAGTTCCATCTGTTGAAAGATCCAAATACATGTAGTCAAAACCAGTTTCAATATCAGATTTGAACCAGAAATTCAACTCAGCTCCAGCGGCATCAGAAAGATCAACACCATTAGTAAGCATTGCTGTCATATCAACATCATTTTGATAATTTGCATTTGGAGATTCAGTTAGTGAATTAGATGGAGAATGATTTGTTTCTGTTGTTGTCCCCCAAGTTCCGTCAAGAGTCCAATTGCTTACACCGTTTTCAAAATCATCTTCAAAAACTATTACTGTATTACCTGCAGAAGTACCCAATGTGCCATCAAATATAAACATTCCCGCACCATTAGCTGCATTGGAAAATCCTCCAGCCCATCCAGAAGTATTGTTAAACCACTCAGTAGCAAGCATCTGAGTACCAGTCATAGTAGCCCACTCTTCCCAAGTGTGACCTCCATCAAAGCTATATGAAGCTCCAGATTCATCAGTAGCCGAACCTGTACAAACCCAAGTATTTGCTGTACCAGGAACATAAGCTATATCAGCATTATAATAAGGTCCAACAGGTGTAACTTCAGCCCATGAAGCACCACCATCAAATGTTTCGAAATATTTTCCATCAGTTGCAGCAGATGATCTAAAACATGCAATACCGTGAGTTGCAGATTTAAATTCTAAATCTGTATAGTCAGCCATACCAATAGCCGCAACTTCCCAGTTATATCCTTTGTCATTAGATCTGTAAACTCTACCTTTGTTTGTTCCAAACCAAATATTATCACCAATCGCATCGTAATAACCTACAACTCCCCACTCTCCAGATATTGGAGCTGGGATATTCTCAGTAGGAACTCTTGTCCAGTTTTCACCACCATCAGTTGTTGTGTAAAGTTCGTAATAACCACCAACAGGATCACCCTGTGCAAATCCATTATTTTCGTCAAAAAAATGAACTACATTTGGAAAAGATCCTGAAAGATTGAAATCTGCAGACTCTTGTCTTGTCCAGCTATCACCACCATCAGTAGTCATATAAATACCTTGAGTAGTTGCAGAGTGAATAGCAACAACTGCCTTTGTTTCACTCAAACCTTGAATCATCGCAATATCACCACCTGTAGTAGCCGTGATTGTACCAGCATTCCAAGTTTCACCACCATCAGTTGTTTTAGTAAATTCTTGAATGCTTACATTTGCACTTGTTCCATCATATGCAGAAGCCCAAATAACATCGGCATTAACTGCACTTACATATTTAATCCCTCTAGAATCTGCTGTGAAATCAGTATATCTTGCATACCAATCACCATTATCTTTTGCAATCTGATTTTGATTTACAACTGGAAGCTTAACATCAGCTTCTTTCGCAAAAACAAGAGCCACAGCTGCTAAAAGAATGAAAGCCATCATTTTTCTCATTAGAATACCTCCCTAATTTACGAGAATTACATTTAATCTCAACAATGTTTGATCGTAATAATTTAAGTAAGAAATTCCTAATAACAACAAAAAAAATAAATTTATCTACGTATTTTTCGTAATAATAATCATAGACGATTGTATTGCAAATCAATACTCTATCTTCCAAAGAAATAAACCTGTAGGTGATATGGTCTTGGGGGCGTGGACCCTATCTTTAGAAATAAGTATCTTTTCTACAGCTTTGATGTCTAGATTTTTATTTCCATACTCAAGATAAACTGACACCATTATTCTTATCATATTATGTAGAAATCTGTTCGCAGTTATTTGAAAAACTAGTTCTTCTCCTTCTTTAAACCACTCTATATTCTTGATGTCACATAGGAAATTTTCGGTCGATGATTTATATGAACACATCGACTTGTAATTGCCAGCCTTGATAATTAAATCGTTTAGCTCGTTCAATCTATCAATACTTGGAATTTTATTTACTATTAGTCTGTATCTATCTAAAAACACATCTCTTTTATCTCTTATGTAGTATCTATATGTTCTCTGTTTAGCTGAAAATCTTGCATTGAAGCTGTGAGGTACAGAATAAGAAGAAAGCAAATTAATATCACTTGGTAAATGAGGTCTCAATGCAAAAATAAATTTTTCAGATGGAATATTTGTATCTACAAAAAAATTCAAAACTTGGTGGTAAGCATGCACTCCAGAATCTGTTCTACCAGAAAAAATTGTACTAATTTTTTGCCCTGTTACAATTTCAATTGCATTTTCTATTTCACCTTGAACAGTTCTTTCTCCAGGCTGTATTTGTGATCCTCTAAAATTAGATCCGTCATATTGGAAGTCAATTCTTATATTTTTTTTCATAAACAGAAAATCCTCAATTATTATCGACAAAGAAAACAGTTTTTTTTTATATTGCAATTTAATATTTATTAAAGTTGTTTACAATTAATCTTTAGGAGTTTGTTATGAAAAAACTGTATTTCTGTATTTTAGTTTTTGTCTGTTTTGTTTTTGCAGATCTGCCAACGAATTTTGATCTAAGAAATGTTAATGGAGAAAACTATGTAACATCAGTGAAATCTCAACAAGGAGGAACTTGTTGGACTCATGCTACCATGGCTGTAATGGAGTCAAATCTACTAAAAAGCAACGATTGGTTGTATACTTATGAACCAGATTTAGCGGAATACCATCTTGATTGGTGGAATGGTTTCAATCAAAATTATAATGGAGATCTCGAAAACCCAACAGGTACTGGTTTAGAAGTGCATATGGGTGGTGATTATTTGGTTAGTGCGGCATATTTGGCTAGAACGAATGGGGCTGTAGCCAATAGCTCAGCTCAAAGCTTTGATAATCCACCTGAGTATTACGATTATGATTATGATATTTATTCGCCAGAGCATATAGAGTGGTATACTATGGACGATGAGCTTAACGGAATAGAGGAGATTAAGCAAGCTATCATAGATTATGGGGCAATTGGAACTTGCATGTTTTACAATAATGCTTTCATAGATTGGGACTATAACCACTATCAGCCAGCAACTTCGAATGAGCTTCCTAACCACGCCGTGACTATTATCGGTTGGGATGACGAAAGGATTACTCAAGCTCCAAATGCAGGGGCTTGGCTTGTAAAAAATAGTTGGGGTACAGGTTGGGGACATGATGGATATTTCTGGATCTCGTATTACGATAAATGGTCATGTCGTGAGCCTTTTATGGGGGCTGTTTCTATGAGAGGAAAGATAAATTATGGTTTTTTGAATTTTCAAGACTCAGCAATTGGACATGATTATCATGGCTGGAGAGATACTTTAGAGGATGTTTCAATTGCTATGAATCATTTTGATCAAGAAGATTCTCCATATATAATTGGAGGATTCTCATGGATAGATGGATATGGTATTATTACCGCTACTGACAATTGTGAAGTTACAATTACCACTGCTTCCGATTTTGAATTTCAAAATATAATTGATAATCGTACAGTATTGGTTCCAAAAAGAGGATTTCACTATATCGAAACAGAAAATATGGTTGGGATCATGTACATGAGTGACATATATGTAAAAGTTGAGCTTTCCAATGGTGGACATGCAATTGATAGAACTTCCGATATTCCAGTTTTACTTGGTGGCGTTCCTGGCAAAACTATTGTCGAATCGACTGCTGACTATAATGAATCTTTCTACTTTCAGAATGGTGAATGGCTTGACTTGAAAGAGTACGATTTGGGTGATTATACGGGCTCTGCAAACTTTTGTATAAAAATTTATGCTGAACATGAGGTTTCGATAGAGGAAACAATAGCCGAAAATCATGGAATTATTTCAAGTTATCCAAATCCTTTCAATCCTGAAACAAATATAAGTTTCGTAGCTGAGGGAATGAAAGATGTTAGAATAGTTGTTTATAATTCTAAGGGAGAGTCAGTAAAGGAGTTCAATGTAAACAATGTTCAAACAGGTATCCAAAGTGTAAAGTTTAATGCCTCAAATTTACCAAGTGGTGTTTACAATGCTGCTATTTTTGGTAACAACAGATTGATGAGCTCAAGCAAGATGGTTCTAATCAAATAGTCATCTGAGTTTTGATATGAAAATGGTGAGACGTGCTGTGGTTGTATCTCACCATTTTTTTATTGTCTTAATTTTTTTTATAGAATAAGAGTAAATAAGATTCCAAAAAACAAAACCAGATTTCAAGAGCTATTACCTTCATACGATAAACCTTGAATTCAAATTTTCAATTTTTGAGTATCAATCTCAATGAAAAAGGACTAAACTTTGATTTAGCCCTTATAAATAGTTGAAGTATTATAATTCTACAGATTTGGTTTCTTAATCTATTCGATCAAAACCACAATATGGTCTAAGTACTTCTGGAACAGTGATTGAACCATCTTCATTTTGATAAGTTTCTAAAATTGAAACCATCAGTCTTGAAGTTGCTAAACCGCTACCATTAAGAGTATGAATGAATTCTGGTTTAGATTTTTGATCTCTTTTAAATCTCAAGTTCATTCTTCTAGCCTGGAAATCTTCAAAATTACTGCAAGAAGATGCTTCTAAATATTTGTTTTCAGCCGGTGACCAAGTTTCAATATCATAGCATTTTGCAGCACCAAAAGATAAATCACCAGAACATAGAGAAAGAATTCTGTATGGGATTTTTAGCATTGTTAAAATTTCTTCAACTCTTCTCACTAAATCCTCAAGTTCATTGTATGAATTCTCTGGCAAAGCAAACTTAACCATTTCAACTTTATTGAATTGGTGTACTCTCAATAGTCCTCTTGTATCTTTGCCATAACTTCCGGCTTCTCTTCTAAAACATGGAGTATATCCCACCAAATACCTTGGAAGATCCTCAACTTTTAGAGTTTCATCTCTGTAAATATTGGTAATAGTTACTTCAGCAGTAGGAATTAGATATAGATCATCTTTTGGCATATAGTACATATCTTCTTCCATTTTTGGAAGTTGAGATGTTCCTTCCATTGATGATGGTAGGGCAACAATAGGAGGTATTACTTCGGTGAACCCATTATCAATGTGATAATCTAACATAAAGTTAATGAGTGCTCTTTCAAGTTTCGCACCTTTTCCCATATACAAAGGGAAACCTGATCCAGAAATTTTACTTGCTCTTTTAAAATCCATTATTCCAAGTTTTTCAGCTAAATTTAAATGATCTACTGGCTGAAATGTG
It encodes:
- a CDS encoding Trm112 family protein, giving the protein MNKQEFYNLLACPVCKSDIAFDEDKNILICESCKKYYEIIDDIPVMLPDSGKDLDFFR
- a CDS encoding TIGR01777 family oxidoreductase gives rise to the protein MKIAISGSSGFIGRKLFDFLSIDNEVIKINRSDFKKNDDSFSKLIENCNVIINLVGAPIIKRWTKSYIRELYTSRLDSVDKFTRSIKLLNKKPSHFLNASAVGIYTSNDKVHTEIDYTQSNNLLGDLVSKWEESVKILENEAKVKTTIMRFGVVLSKTGGALEKMIFPFKLGLGSIVGNGKQPMPWISINDLKHAVKYVIDREIYGVINFVNPSMINNREFSKALARAVNSFLFLKTPEFVFKLLFGSGSIVLTEGQKVKPYILLKEGFIFQDQSFADFLEKEMGLK
- a CDS encoding PepSY-associated TM helix domain-containing protein yields the protein MKFNWRKWNLIIHRDLGFLFFGMTLIYAISGIAINHNKDWNPNYKVDSEVMDITLHKGEISDAYCNDLLVNIDSELQYKRFYFPNDSILRIIFNGGNLSINIESGDGVLTKTVVRPLLKQMNYLHYNPVRSWTWFSDIYAVSLILLAISGIIITRGKKGLVGRGGAYLLVGIIIPIIYVYIYH
- a CDS encoding transporter substrate-binding domain-containing protein — its product is MRVFLVFITFFTLTQILFGEKVKIAVGLALPPYVLSDTNEGIELEIVKEALLRKGHDIELKYLPFARVVEAMKQKEVDAAMTIQESSGITDVYYSNSHIEYQNVVVSLAEKNYKIEKISDLSNKSVLAFQNAKLYLGEEFKNEMGKNPNYREIAQQENQVAMLFMDRADVDVVDINIFKYYKDKTTKTDTSLPIVFHEIFPKTNYKVAFKDQKIRDDFNSGLKEIKADGTYDKIFKKYIK
- a CDS encoding class I SAM-dependent methyltransferase, giving the protein MLDRNEFDQWAGSYDETISKSSKGYPFEGYYEVLGYVQNSIEVNVNLWILDLGIGTGLLTNELYRKGVNIVGVDFSKKMIEEAIKKMPKGIFVCYDFNENLPTEITKKKFDYIVSSYAIHHVNDERKLELIKQLSNILSNNGKIIIADIAFENQKHLDLIKSETSAWDDDEYYIVADNLLKNFEQSGFYARYNQISKCAGVIEIGRKV
- a CDS encoding PKD domain-containing protein, with the protein product MIKMLLFIIILILISCSDNVTGNDKILNVEASFTYSPTTNIKTGDIVKFTNTSKNADLLEWNFGDGTSSTIDSPGHIYEISGIIEVQLIAKSSTSADTTTRSISIAESNPHYGKYYHENGYGGSLSFLADNVLLLSGPSGSVSGSYRMISPTKAEIDLADLSDGEFINNFMTFKNLHGTWNKE
- a CDS encoding T9SS type A sorting domain-containing protein, whose translation is MRKMMAFILLAAVALVFAKEADVKLPVVNQNQIAKDNGDWYARYTDFTADSRGIKYVSAVNADVIWASAYDGTSANVSIQEFTKTTDGGETWNAGTITATTGGDIAMIQGLSETKAVVAIHSATTQGIYMTTDGGDSWTRQESADFNLSGSFPNVVHFFDENNGFAQGDPVGGYYELYTTTDGGENWTRVPTENIPAPISGEWGVVGYYDAIGDNIWFGTNKGRVYRSNDKGYNWEVAAIGMADYTDLEFKSATHGIACFRSSAATDGKYFETFDGGASWAEVTPVGPYYNADIAYVPGTANTWVCTGSATDESGASYSFDGGHTWEEWATMTGTQMLATEWFNNTSGWAGGFSNAANGAGMFIFDGTLGTSAGNTVIVFEDDFENGVSNWTLDGTWGTTTETNHSPSNSLTESPNANYQNDVDMTAMLTNGVDLSDAAGAELNFWFKSDIETGFDYMYLDLSTDGTNWQNLKTYDEEDGDWTEETISLAGFVGNSDVKIRFRFVSDGGYVTVGYFIDDVVITTTDQDTFPPFISHQGPAFYEGSMNSQTVSATILDYSNLSNVKVEYTADNGATQNITMTNSSGDIWTANIPHHSSGVQIDYKIVATDAMSNTGMSTTYSYIEGNHIIQDNGIVDFYSTIEPGAETAAAVFCQMPAGYDRLDFALIRNYTDNNNVNSPMMFYVWEDDFGFPGSSLITPFQITAEATPQNTSAMTRVDLRPYASQLKNLDSFYIGIEVIDGPVYFTMTNPGNFPGSSFVNGASGWSIFESTSGEADFHFRAIVSSSTDIEETVATTATIFNNYPNPFNPTTTLNFVLNNAQNVKLSVYNSNGEIVANITKGFMNAGAHTFDFDASQLASGIYYAKLLVGNELITRKMVLIK
- the truA gene encoding tRNA pseudouridine(38-40) synthase TruA — protein: MKKNIRIDFQYDGSNFRGSQIQPGERTVQGEIENAIEIVTGQKISTIFSGRTDSGVHAYHQVLNFFVDTNIPSEKFIFALRPHLPSDINLLSSYSVPHSFNARFSAKQRTYRYYIRDKRDVFLDRYRLIVNKIPSIDRLNELNDLIIKAGNYKSMCSYKSSTENFLCDIKNIEWFKEGEELVFQITANRFLHNMIRIMVSVYLEYGNKNLDIKAVEKILISKDRVHAPKTISPTGLFLWKIEY
- a CDS encoding T9SS type A sorting domain-containing protein, which codes for MKKLYFCILVFVCFVFADLPTNFDLRNVNGENYVTSVKSQQGGTCWTHATMAVMESNLLKSNDWLYTYEPDLAEYHLDWWNGFNQNYNGDLENPTGTGLEVHMGGDYLVSAAYLARTNGAVANSSAQSFDNPPEYYDYDYDIYSPEHIEWYTMDDELNGIEEIKQAIIDYGAIGTCMFYNNAFIDWDYNHYQPATSNELPNHAVTIIGWDDERITQAPNAGAWLVKNSWGTGWGHDGYFWISYYDKWSCREPFMGAVSMRGKINYGFLNFQDSAIGHDYHGWRDTLEDVSIAMNHFDQEDSPYIIGGFSWIDGYGIITATDNCEVTITTASDFEFQNIIDNRTVLVPKRGFHYIETENMVGIMYMSDIYVKVELSNGGHAIDRTSDIPVLLGGVPGKTIVESTADYNESFYFQNGEWLDLKEYDLGDYTGSANFCIKIYAEHEVSIEETIAENHGIISSYPNPFNPETNISFVAEGMKDVRIVVYNSKGESVKEFNVNNVQTGIQSVKFNASNLPSGVYNAAIFGNNRLMSSSKMVLIK
- the serS gene encoding serine--tRNA ligase encodes the protein MLDIKYIRENPEIVKKGMEAKKTSIDIDGLLNLDQKRRDILGVVEELKAQRNKASKMIGILKSKGENADEAIKETGDIGDKITELDNEVKDIDNQIRDILLRMPNMPHETTPFGRNADDNVTTKTSGEIREFTFQPVDHLNLAEKLGIMDFKRASKISGSGFPLYMGKGAKLERALINFMLDYHIDNGFTEVIPPIVALPSSMEGTSQLPKMEEDMYYMPKDDLYLIPTAEVTITNIYRDETLKVEDLPRYLVGYTPCFRREAGSYGKDTRGLLRVHQFNKVEMVKFALPENSYNELEDLVRRVEEILTMLKIPYRILSLCSGDLSFGAAKCYDIETWSPAENKYLEASSCSNFEDFQARRMNLRFKRDQKSKPEFIHTLNGSGLATSRLMVSILETYQNEDGSITVPEVLRPYCGFDRID